A window from Telopea speciosissima isolate NSW1024214 ecotype Mountain lineage chromosome 8, Tspe_v1, whole genome shotgun sequence encodes these proteins:
- the LOC122638385 gene encoding protein MEI2-like 4 isoform X8 codes for MPLEIMDQRGLSPSSFFYEEIRFPAERHVGFWKSESMPDQHGVGIPGESRTSDIISVATLSQEKLVPVGARPIECLELPQTYLVRDQKVKLSLERPVIRAEKAAKIDVNGAQYENGLFSSSLSEIFTKKLRLSVNDVLVRHSVDSVASHYEEEEPFESLKEIEAQTIGNLLPDDDDLLSGVIDKIEYIAQPNSENDIEDFDLFSSGGGMELEGDDGSSAAQRNSDFSGGISNCQPAGSNSSIAGEHPYGEHPSRTLFVRNISSNVEDSELKALFGQYGDIRTLYTSCKQRGFVMISYYDIRAARNAMRALQNKPLRLRKLDIHFSIPKDNPSEKDINQGTLVVFNLDSSVSNDDLCQIFGAYGEIKEIRETPHKHHHKFIEFYDVRAAEAALRALNRSDIAGKCIKLEPSRPGGARHLMQQFSPELEQEESIECQQQGSRPNISPSVFGSSGNGSCPLRGFHNMWSNSSSYHPHPPAPVMWPNSSSFVNDVNVHSSAQLHGVARSPSNMMNTNLPIYYHHHVGSAPAVNHSLWERRHTYAGESPDGSSFHSGSLGSMVFSGSSNLHPLELASHNVFHVGGNCMDPSFPSTSVGMHSPQQQCHMFPIRNPMVPMPSSFDAPNGRIRSRRSEGGSSQIDNKKQYELDIDRIVCGEDTRTTLMIKNIPNKYTSKMLLAAIDEHQRGTYDFIYLPIDFKNKCNVGYAFINMIDSLHIIPFYQAFNGKKWEKFNSEKVASLAYARIQGKAALIAHFQNSSLMNEDKRCRPILFHSDGPNAGDQEPFPLGINIRSRPSKSRTSGNEENHEESPSTSVNGEESSNGIDASSGSAKDLE; via the exons GAGTGGGGATCCCGGGAGAATCACGAACATCAGACATCATATCAGTTGCTACGTTATCACAGGAGAAACTAGTGCCAGTGGGTGCACGGCCGATTGAATGCTTGGAACTTCCTCAGACTTATCTGGTTCGAGACCAGAAAGTGAAGCTTAGCTTAGAGCGGCCTGTGATAAGAGCAGAGAAAGCTGCCAAGATTGATGTTAATGGGGCTCAATATGAGAATGGTCTCTTCTCAAGTTCCTTATCAGAAATATTCACTAAGAAGT TGCGATTGTCAGTAAATGATGTTCTAGTTAGACACTCTGTTGACTCTGTTGCCTCCCACTACGAGGAAGAGGAGCCATTTGAATCCCTCAAAGAAATTGAGGCCCAAACCATTGGCAACCTCCTTCCTGATGACGATGATTTGCTTTCTGGGGTAATTGATAAGATTGAGTATATTGCTCAACCCAATAGTGAGAATGACATAGAAGATTTTGATCTGTTCAGTAGTGGTGGAGGTATGGAACTGGAGGGAGATGATGGTTCCTCTGCGGCCCAAAGGAACTCTGATTTTTCTGGCGGAATTTCGAACTGTCAGCCGGCGGGATCTAATAGTTCTATTGCTGGGGAACACCCTTATGGAGAACATCCGTCAAGAACACTTTTTGTTAGAAATATCAGTAGCAATGTTGAAGACTCTGAGTTGAAGGCTTTATTTGGG CAATATGGAGACATCCGTACTCTTTATACATCCTGCAAGCAACGTGGTTTTGTTATGATTTCTTATTATGATATAAGAGCAGCACGCAATGCAATGAGAGCACTTCAAAACAAGCCATTGAGACTCAGGAAGCTTGACATACACTTCTCAATTCCAAAG GATAACCCATCTGAGAAAGATATTAACCAGGGTACTCTGGTGGTGTTCAACTTAGATTCGTCTGTTTCGAATGATGATCTTTGTCAGATTTTTGGTGCTTATGGAGAAATTAAGGAG ATCCGTGAAACTCCACATAAGCACCACCACAAATTTATAGAGTTCTATGATGTTAGGGCTGCAGAAGCTGCACTTCGTGCATTGAACAGAAGTGATATTGCAGGGAAGTGTATCAAGCTTGAGCCAAGCCGCCCTGGTGGGGCAAGACA tTTGATGCAACAATTTTCTCCAGAGCTAGAGCAAGAAGAATCCATTGAATGTCAGCAACAGGGCAGCCGTCCTAATATTTCACCATCAG TGTTTGGTTCTTCTGGAAATGGAAGCTGCCCACTTCGTGGATTTCATAATATGTGGAGTAATTCCAGCTCATATCACCCTCATCCTCCGGCACCTGTGATGTGGCCAAACTCATCTTCATTtgtcaatgatgttaatgttcaTTCCTCAGCACAACTGCATGGAGTTGCAAGATCACCTTCTAATATGATGAACACAAATCTACCCATATATTACCACCACCATGTGGGCTCAGCGCCAGCAGTCAATCACTCCCTTTGGGAAAGGCGACATACCTATGCAGGAGAGTCTCCTGATGGGTCCAGTTTCCATTCAGGTTCTCTTGGGAGTATGGTGTTTTCTGGTAGCTCTAACTTGCATCCTTTGGAACTTGCTTCTCATAACGTGTTTCATGTTGGTGGCAACTGTATGGACCCATCATTTCCTTCAACTAGTGTTGGAATGCACTCTCCTCAGCAGCAATGCCACATGTTTCCTATTCGAAACCCTATGGTTCCCATGCCGAGCTCATTTGATGCTCCTAATGGGCGGATTCGGAGCCGTAGGAGTGAAGGTGGATCCAGTCAGATAGACAACAAGAAACAGTATGAACTCGATATTGATCGAATAGTGTGTGGGGAAGACACCCGAACAACTCTTATGATAAAGAACATTCCTAACAA GTACACTTCGAAGATGCTTTTGGCTGCAATTGATGAACACCAACGAGGAACTTACGATTTCATTTATTTGCCAATTGATTTCAAG AATAAGTGCAATGTGGGTTATGCTTTCATCAACATGATTGATTCTCTGCACATTATTCCTTTCTATCAG GCATTCAAtggtaaaaaatgggagaagtTCAATAGTGAAAAGGTGGCATCACTTGCATATGCTCGTATCCAGGGAAAAGCTGCTCTTATTGCCCATTTCCAGAATTCAAGCTTGATGAATGAAGATAAACGATGCCGTCCTATTCTGTTTCATTCTGATGGTCCAAATGCAGGTGATCAG GAGCCCTTCCCTTTGGGGATCAATATCCGTTCAAGGCCTAGCAAGTCACGGACCAGTGGTAATGAGGAGAATCATGAAGAGAGCCCATCAACCTCTGTAAATGGAGAGGAATCTTCCAATGGAATAGACGCTTCTTCGGGTTCTGCCAAGGACTTGGAGTGA
- the LOC122638385 gene encoding protein MEI2-like 4 isoform X7: protein MPLEIMDQRGLSPSSFFYEEIRFPAERHVGFWKSESMPDQHGVGIPGESRTSDIISVATLSQEKLVPVGARPIECLELPQTYLVRDQKVKLSLERPVIRAEKAAKIDVNGAQYENGLFSSSLSEIFTKKLRLSVNDVLVRHSVDSVASHYEEEEPFESLKEIEAQTIGNLLPDDDDLLSGVIDKIEYIAQPNSENDIEDFDLFSSGGGMELEGDDGSSAAQRNSDFSGGISNCQPAGSNSSIAGEHPYGEHPSRTLFVRNISSNVEDSELKALFGQYGDIRTLYTSCKQRGFVMISYYDIRAARNAMRALQNKPLRLRKLDIHFSIPKDNPSEKDINQGTLVVFNLDSSVSNDDLCQIFGAYGEIKEIRETPHKHHHKFIEFYDVRAAEAALRALNRSDIAGKCIKLEPSRPGGARQCLMQQFSPELEQEESIECQQQGSRPNISPSVFGSSGNGSCPLRGFHNMWSNSSSYHPHPPAPVMWPNSSSFVNDVNVHSSAQLHGVARSPSNMMNTNLPIYYHHHVGSAPAVNHSLWERRHTYAGESPDGSSFHSGSLGSMVFSGSSNLHPLELASHNVFHVGGNCMDPSFPSTSVGMHSPQQQCHMFPIRNPMVPMPSSFDAPNGRIRSRRSEGGSSQIDNKKQYELDIDRIVCGEDTRTTLMIKNIPNKYTSKMLLAAIDEHQRGTYDFIYLPIDFKNKCNVGYAFINMIDSLHIIPFYQAFNGKKWEKFNSEKVASLAYARIQGKAALIAHFQNSSLMNEDKRCRPILFHSDGPNAGDQEPFPLGINIRSRPSKSRTSGNEENHEESPSTSVNGEESSNGIDASSGSAKDLE from the exons GAGTGGGGATCCCGGGAGAATCACGAACATCAGACATCATATCAGTTGCTACGTTATCACAGGAGAAACTAGTGCCAGTGGGTGCACGGCCGATTGAATGCTTGGAACTTCCTCAGACTTATCTGGTTCGAGACCAGAAAGTGAAGCTTAGCTTAGAGCGGCCTGTGATAAGAGCAGAGAAAGCTGCCAAGATTGATGTTAATGGGGCTCAATATGAGAATGGTCTCTTCTCAAGTTCCTTATCAGAAATATTCACTAAGAAGT TGCGATTGTCAGTAAATGATGTTCTAGTTAGACACTCTGTTGACTCTGTTGCCTCCCACTACGAGGAAGAGGAGCCATTTGAATCCCTCAAAGAAATTGAGGCCCAAACCATTGGCAACCTCCTTCCTGATGACGATGATTTGCTTTCTGGGGTAATTGATAAGATTGAGTATATTGCTCAACCCAATAGTGAGAATGACATAGAAGATTTTGATCTGTTCAGTAGTGGTGGAGGTATGGAACTGGAGGGAGATGATGGTTCCTCTGCGGCCCAAAGGAACTCTGATTTTTCTGGCGGAATTTCGAACTGTCAGCCGGCGGGATCTAATAGTTCTATTGCTGGGGAACACCCTTATGGAGAACATCCGTCAAGAACACTTTTTGTTAGAAATATCAGTAGCAATGTTGAAGACTCTGAGTTGAAGGCTTTATTTGGG CAATATGGAGACATCCGTACTCTTTATACATCCTGCAAGCAACGTGGTTTTGTTATGATTTCTTATTATGATATAAGAGCAGCACGCAATGCAATGAGAGCACTTCAAAACAAGCCATTGAGACTCAGGAAGCTTGACATACACTTCTCAATTCCAAAG GATAACCCATCTGAGAAAGATATTAACCAGGGTACTCTGGTGGTGTTCAACTTAGATTCGTCTGTTTCGAATGATGATCTTTGTCAGATTTTTGGTGCTTATGGAGAAATTAAGGAG ATCCGTGAAACTCCACATAAGCACCACCACAAATTTATAGAGTTCTATGATGTTAGGGCTGCAGAAGCTGCACTTCGTGCATTGAACAGAAGTGATATTGCAGGGAAGTGTATCAAGCTTGAGCCAAGCCGCCCTGGTGGGGCAAGACAGTG tTTGATGCAACAATTTTCTCCAGAGCTAGAGCAAGAAGAATCCATTGAATGTCAGCAACAGGGCAGCCGTCCTAATATTTCACCATCAG TGTTTGGTTCTTCTGGAAATGGAAGCTGCCCACTTCGTGGATTTCATAATATGTGGAGTAATTCCAGCTCATATCACCCTCATCCTCCGGCACCTGTGATGTGGCCAAACTCATCTTCATTtgtcaatgatgttaatgttcaTTCCTCAGCACAACTGCATGGAGTTGCAAGATCACCTTCTAATATGATGAACACAAATCTACCCATATATTACCACCACCATGTGGGCTCAGCGCCAGCAGTCAATCACTCCCTTTGGGAAAGGCGACATACCTATGCAGGAGAGTCTCCTGATGGGTCCAGTTTCCATTCAGGTTCTCTTGGGAGTATGGTGTTTTCTGGTAGCTCTAACTTGCATCCTTTGGAACTTGCTTCTCATAACGTGTTTCATGTTGGTGGCAACTGTATGGACCCATCATTTCCTTCAACTAGTGTTGGAATGCACTCTCCTCAGCAGCAATGCCACATGTTTCCTATTCGAAACCCTATGGTTCCCATGCCGAGCTCATTTGATGCTCCTAATGGGCGGATTCGGAGCCGTAGGAGTGAAGGTGGATCCAGTCAGATAGACAACAAGAAACAGTATGAACTCGATATTGATCGAATAGTGTGTGGGGAAGACACCCGAACAACTCTTATGATAAAGAACATTCCTAACAA GTACACTTCGAAGATGCTTTTGGCTGCAATTGATGAACACCAACGAGGAACTTACGATTTCATTTATTTGCCAATTGATTTCAAG AATAAGTGCAATGTGGGTTATGCTTTCATCAACATGATTGATTCTCTGCACATTATTCCTTTCTATCAG GCATTCAAtggtaaaaaatgggagaagtTCAATAGTGAAAAGGTGGCATCACTTGCATATGCTCGTATCCAGGGAAAAGCTGCTCTTATTGCCCATTTCCAGAATTCAAGCTTGATGAATGAAGATAAACGATGCCGTCCTATTCTGTTTCATTCTGATGGTCCAAATGCAGGTGATCAG GAGCCCTTCCCTTTGGGGATCAATATCCGTTCAAGGCCTAGCAAGTCACGGACCAGTGGTAATGAGGAGAATCATGAAGAGAGCCCATCAACCTCTGTAAATGGAGAGGAATCTTCCAATGGAATAGACGCTTCTTCGGGTTCTGCCAAGGACTTGGAGTGA
- the LOC122638385 gene encoding protein MEI2-like 4 isoform X3 translates to MPLEIMDQRGLSPSSFFYEEIRFPAERHVGFWKSESMPDQHGVGIPGESRTSDIISVATLSQEKLVPVGARPIECLELPQTYLVRDQKVKLSLERPVIRAEKAAKIDVNGAQYENGLFSSSLSEIFTKKLNDVLVRHSVDSVASHYEEEEPFESLKEIEAQTIGNLLPDDDDLLSGVIDKIEYIAQPNSENDIEDFDLFSSGGGMELEGDDGSSAAQRNSDFSGGISNCQPAGSNSSIAGEHPYGEHPSRTLFVRNISSNVEDSELKALFGQYGDIRTLYTSCKQRGFVMISYYDIRAARNAMRALQNKPLRLRKLDIHFSIPKDNPSEKDINQGTLVVFNLDSSVSNDDLCQIFGAYGEIKEIRETPHKHHHKFIEFYDVRAAEAALRALNRSDIAGKCIKLEPSRPGGARQCLMQQFSPELEQEESIECQQQGSRPNISPSGCFLPVPRGAIASTCIKNGAIHGPNTTIRPPMSPFIENALHRGISSSVRNTIPSPVRVLSVGNQSGLGEPSHSFAPMKFGYQGIQMYPHSLPDYHNGLACSMPYNSHGTMAANINPGPSEGIGNRHIHRIGSNGHSVELNEGVFGSSGNGSCPLRGFHNMWSNSSSYHPHPPAPVMWPNSSSFVNDVNVHSSAQLHGVARSPSNMMNTNLPIYYHHHVGSAPAVNHSLWERRHTYAGESPDGSSFHSGSLGSMVFSGSSNLHPLELASHNVFHVGGNCMDPSFPSTSVGMHSPQQQCHMFPIRNPMVPMPSSFDAPNGRIRSRRSEGGSSQIDNKKQYELDIDRIVCGEDTRTTLMIKNIPNKYTSKMLLAAIDEHQRGTYDFIYLPIDFKNKCNVGYAFINMIDSLHIIPFYQAFNGKKWEKFNSEKVASLAYARIQGKAALIAHFQNSSLMNEDKRCRPILFHSDGPNAGDQEPFPLGINIRSRPSKSRTSGNEENHEESPSTSVNGEESSNGIDASSGSAKDLE, encoded by the exons GAGTGGGGATCCCGGGAGAATCACGAACATCAGACATCATATCAGTTGCTACGTTATCACAGGAGAAACTAGTGCCAGTGGGTGCACGGCCGATTGAATGCTTGGAACTTCCTCAGACTTATCTGGTTCGAGACCAGAAAGTGAAGCTTAGCTTAGAGCGGCCTGTGATAAGAGCAGAGAAAGCTGCCAAGATTGATGTTAATGGGGCTCAATATGAGAATGGTCTCTTCTCAAGTTCCTTATCAGAAATATTCACTAAGAAGT TAAATGATGTTCTAGTTAGACACTCTGTTGACTCTGTTGCCTCCCACTACGAGGAAGAGGAGCCATTTGAATCCCTCAAAGAAATTGAGGCCCAAACCATTGGCAACCTCCTTCCTGATGACGATGATTTGCTTTCTGGGGTAATTGATAAGATTGAGTATATTGCTCAACCCAATAGTGAGAATGACATAGAAGATTTTGATCTGTTCAGTAGTGGTGGAGGTATGGAACTGGAGGGAGATGATGGTTCCTCTGCGGCCCAAAGGAACTCTGATTTTTCTGGCGGAATTTCGAACTGTCAGCCGGCGGGATCTAATAGTTCTATTGCTGGGGAACACCCTTATGGAGAACATCCGTCAAGAACACTTTTTGTTAGAAATATCAGTAGCAATGTTGAAGACTCTGAGTTGAAGGCTTTATTTGGG CAATATGGAGACATCCGTACTCTTTATACATCCTGCAAGCAACGTGGTTTTGTTATGATTTCTTATTATGATATAAGAGCAGCACGCAATGCAATGAGAGCACTTCAAAACAAGCCATTGAGACTCAGGAAGCTTGACATACACTTCTCAATTCCAAAG GATAACCCATCTGAGAAAGATATTAACCAGGGTACTCTGGTGGTGTTCAACTTAGATTCGTCTGTTTCGAATGATGATCTTTGTCAGATTTTTGGTGCTTATGGAGAAATTAAGGAG ATCCGTGAAACTCCACATAAGCACCACCACAAATTTATAGAGTTCTATGATGTTAGGGCTGCAGAAGCTGCACTTCGTGCATTGAACAGAAGTGATATTGCAGGGAAGTGTATCAAGCTTGAGCCAAGCCGCCCTGGTGGGGCAAGACAGTG tTTGATGCAACAATTTTCTCCAGAGCTAGAGCAAGAAGAATCCATTGAATGTCAGCAACAGGGCAGCCGTCCTAATATTTCACCATCAGGTTGCTTTC TACCAGTTCCACGTGGAGCAATTGCATCTACCTGCATAAAAAATGGAGCGATCCATGGTCCGAACACCACAATTCGACCACCTATGAGTCCATTTATTGAAAATGCATTGCACCGTGGAATCTCTTCTAGTGTACGAAATACAATTCCATCCCCAGTGAGAGTTTTATCAGTTGGTAATCAATCTGGTCTAGGTGAGCCCAGCCACTCATTTGCGCCAATGAAGTTTGGTTACCAAGGCATCCAAATGTATCCCCATTCACTTCCTGATTATCATAATGGGTTAGCTTGTAGCATGCCCTACAATTCTCATGGCACCATGGCAGCGAATATCAATCCCGGACCTTCAGAAGGAATTGGTAACAGACACATCCACAGAATAGGCTCAAATGGGCATTCAGTTGAACTTAATGAAGGTG TGTTTGGTTCTTCTGGAAATGGAAGCTGCCCACTTCGTGGATTTCATAATATGTGGAGTAATTCCAGCTCATATCACCCTCATCCTCCGGCACCTGTGATGTGGCCAAACTCATCTTCATTtgtcaatgatgttaatgttcaTTCCTCAGCACAACTGCATGGAGTTGCAAGATCACCTTCTAATATGATGAACACAAATCTACCCATATATTACCACCACCATGTGGGCTCAGCGCCAGCAGTCAATCACTCCCTTTGGGAAAGGCGACATACCTATGCAGGAGAGTCTCCTGATGGGTCCAGTTTCCATTCAGGTTCTCTTGGGAGTATGGTGTTTTCTGGTAGCTCTAACTTGCATCCTTTGGAACTTGCTTCTCATAACGTGTTTCATGTTGGTGGCAACTGTATGGACCCATCATTTCCTTCAACTAGTGTTGGAATGCACTCTCCTCAGCAGCAATGCCACATGTTTCCTATTCGAAACCCTATGGTTCCCATGCCGAGCTCATTTGATGCTCCTAATGGGCGGATTCGGAGCCGTAGGAGTGAAGGTGGATCCAGTCAGATAGACAACAAGAAACAGTATGAACTCGATATTGATCGAATAGTGTGTGGGGAAGACACCCGAACAACTCTTATGATAAAGAACATTCCTAACAA GTACACTTCGAAGATGCTTTTGGCTGCAATTGATGAACACCAACGAGGAACTTACGATTTCATTTATTTGCCAATTGATTTCAAG AATAAGTGCAATGTGGGTTATGCTTTCATCAACATGATTGATTCTCTGCACATTATTCCTTTCTATCAG GCATTCAAtggtaaaaaatgggagaagtTCAATAGTGAAAAGGTGGCATCACTTGCATATGCTCGTATCCAGGGAAAAGCTGCTCTTATTGCCCATTTCCAGAATTCAAGCTTGATGAATGAAGATAAACGATGCCGTCCTATTCTGTTTCATTCTGATGGTCCAAATGCAGGTGATCAG GAGCCCTTCCCTTTGGGGATCAATATCCGTTCAAGGCCTAGCAAGTCACGGACCAGTGGTAATGAGGAGAATCATGAAGAGAGCCCATCAACCTCTGTAAATGGAGAGGAATCTTCCAATGGAATAGACGCTTCTTCGGGTTCTGCCAAGGACTTGGAGTGA
- the LOC122638385 gene encoding protein MEI2-like 4 isoform X6 — protein MPLEIMDQRGLSPSSFFYEEIRFPAERHVGFWKSESMPDQHGVGIPGESRTSDIISVATLSQEKLVPVGARPIECLELPQTYLVRDQKVKLSLERPVIRAEKAAKIDVNGAQYENGLFSSSLSEIFTKKLRLSVNDVLVRHSVDSVASHYEEEEPFESLKEIEAQTIGNLLPDDDDLLSGVIDKIEYIAQPNSENDIEDFDLFSSGGGMELEGDDGSSAAQRNSDFSGGISNCQPAGSNSSIAGEHPYGEHPSRTLFVRNISSNVEDSELKALFGQYGDIRTLYTSCKQRGFVMISYYDIRAARNAMRALQNKPLRLRKLDIHFSIPKDNPSEKDINQGTLVVFNLDSSVSNDDLCQIFGAYGEIKEIRETPHKHHHKFIEFYDVRAAEAALRALNRSDIAGKCIKLEPSRPGGARHLMQQFSPELEQEESIECQQQGSRPNISPSGCFLFGSSGNGSCPLRGFHNMWSNSSSYHPHPPAPVMWPNSSSFVNDVNVHSSAQLHGVARSPSNMMNTNLPIYYHHHVGSAPAVNHSLWERRHTYAGESPDGSSFHSGSLGSMVFSGSSNLHPLELASHNVFHVGGNCMDPSFPSTSVGMHSPQQQCHMFPIRNPMVPMPSSFDAPNGRIRSRRSEGGSSQIDNKKQYELDIDRIVCGEDTRTTLMIKNIPNKYTSKMLLAAIDEHQRGTYDFIYLPIDFKNKCNVGYAFINMIDSLHIIPFYQAFNGKKWEKFNSEKVASLAYARIQGKAALIAHFQNSSLMNEDKRCRPILFHSDGPNAGDQEPFPLGINIRSRPSKSRTSGNEENHEESPSTSVNGEESSNGIDASSGSAKDLE, from the exons GAGTGGGGATCCCGGGAGAATCACGAACATCAGACATCATATCAGTTGCTACGTTATCACAGGAGAAACTAGTGCCAGTGGGTGCACGGCCGATTGAATGCTTGGAACTTCCTCAGACTTATCTGGTTCGAGACCAGAAAGTGAAGCTTAGCTTAGAGCGGCCTGTGATAAGAGCAGAGAAAGCTGCCAAGATTGATGTTAATGGGGCTCAATATGAGAATGGTCTCTTCTCAAGTTCCTTATCAGAAATATTCACTAAGAAGT TGCGATTGTCAGTAAATGATGTTCTAGTTAGACACTCTGTTGACTCTGTTGCCTCCCACTACGAGGAAGAGGAGCCATTTGAATCCCTCAAAGAAATTGAGGCCCAAACCATTGGCAACCTCCTTCCTGATGACGATGATTTGCTTTCTGGGGTAATTGATAAGATTGAGTATATTGCTCAACCCAATAGTGAGAATGACATAGAAGATTTTGATCTGTTCAGTAGTGGTGGAGGTATGGAACTGGAGGGAGATGATGGTTCCTCTGCGGCCCAAAGGAACTCTGATTTTTCTGGCGGAATTTCGAACTGTCAGCCGGCGGGATCTAATAGTTCTATTGCTGGGGAACACCCTTATGGAGAACATCCGTCAAGAACACTTTTTGTTAGAAATATCAGTAGCAATGTTGAAGACTCTGAGTTGAAGGCTTTATTTGGG CAATATGGAGACATCCGTACTCTTTATACATCCTGCAAGCAACGTGGTTTTGTTATGATTTCTTATTATGATATAAGAGCAGCACGCAATGCAATGAGAGCACTTCAAAACAAGCCATTGAGACTCAGGAAGCTTGACATACACTTCTCAATTCCAAAG GATAACCCATCTGAGAAAGATATTAACCAGGGTACTCTGGTGGTGTTCAACTTAGATTCGTCTGTTTCGAATGATGATCTTTGTCAGATTTTTGGTGCTTATGGAGAAATTAAGGAG ATCCGTGAAACTCCACATAAGCACCACCACAAATTTATAGAGTTCTATGATGTTAGGGCTGCAGAAGCTGCACTTCGTGCATTGAACAGAAGTGATATTGCAGGGAAGTGTATCAAGCTTGAGCCAAGCCGCCCTGGTGGGGCAAGACA tTTGATGCAACAATTTTCTCCAGAGCTAGAGCAAGAAGAATCCATTGAATGTCAGCAACAGGGCAGCCGTCCTAATATTTCACCATCAGGTTGCTTTC TGTTTGGTTCTTCTGGAAATGGAAGCTGCCCACTTCGTGGATTTCATAATATGTGGAGTAATTCCAGCTCATATCACCCTCATCCTCCGGCACCTGTGATGTGGCCAAACTCATCTTCATTtgtcaatgatgttaatgttcaTTCCTCAGCACAACTGCATGGAGTTGCAAGATCACCTTCTAATATGATGAACACAAATCTACCCATATATTACCACCACCATGTGGGCTCAGCGCCAGCAGTCAATCACTCCCTTTGGGAAAGGCGACATACCTATGCAGGAGAGTCTCCTGATGGGTCCAGTTTCCATTCAGGTTCTCTTGGGAGTATGGTGTTTTCTGGTAGCTCTAACTTGCATCCTTTGGAACTTGCTTCTCATAACGTGTTTCATGTTGGTGGCAACTGTATGGACCCATCATTTCCTTCAACTAGTGTTGGAATGCACTCTCCTCAGCAGCAATGCCACATGTTTCCTATTCGAAACCCTATGGTTCCCATGCCGAGCTCATTTGATGCTCCTAATGGGCGGATTCGGAGCCGTAGGAGTGAAGGTGGATCCAGTCAGATAGACAACAAGAAACAGTATGAACTCGATATTGATCGAATAGTGTGTGGGGAAGACACCCGAACAACTCTTATGATAAAGAACATTCCTAACAA GTACACTTCGAAGATGCTTTTGGCTGCAATTGATGAACACCAACGAGGAACTTACGATTTCATTTATTTGCCAATTGATTTCAAG AATAAGTGCAATGTGGGTTATGCTTTCATCAACATGATTGATTCTCTGCACATTATTCCTTTCTATCAG GCATTCAAtggtaaaaaatgggagaagtTCAATAGTGAAAAGGTGGCATCACTTGCATATGCTCGTATCCAGGGAAAAGCTGCTCTTATTGCCCATTTCCAGAATTCAAGCTTGATGAATGAAGATAAACGATGCCGTCCTATTCTGTTTCATTCTGATGGTCCAAATGCAGGTGATCAG GAGCCCTTCCCTTTGGGGATCAATATCCGTTCAAGGCCTAGCAAGTCACGGACCAGTGGTAATGAGGAGAATCATGAAGAGAGCCCATCAACCTCTGTAAATGGAGAGGAATCTTCCAATGGAATAGACGCTTCTTCGGGTTCTGCCAAGGACTTGGAGTGA